The proteins below are encoded in one region of Micromonospora sp. DSM 45708:
- a CDS encoding 5-formyltetrahydrofolate cyclo-ligase has protein sequence MPDFSDEVHEAKRDLRVALLAARRSLPAARRAEAAASVQAELVALVRRLRPARMTAYVPVASEPGGDDLPEVLRAALPPGAELLLPVLADDLDLDWAAYTDRESLRAAGRGLREPTGPPRGRTAVAGADLVVVPALAVDRRGVRLGRGGGSYDRALARVPATVPTVALLHDGELVTAVPADPHDRPVHCVITPGDGLVAVPGVGPGASAGRIRVP, from the coding sequence GTGCCGGATTTTTCGGATGAGGTGCACGAGGCGAAGCGGGACCTGCGCGTCGCGCTGCTCGCCGCCCGCCGGTCGCTGCCCGCGGCGCGTCGCGCCGAGGCGGCGGCGTCCGTCCAGGCCGAGCTGGTGGCCCTGGTACGCCGGCTGCGCCCGGCCAGGATGACCGCGTACGTGCCGGTCGCCTCCGAGCCCGGTGGGGACGACCTGCCGGAGGTGCTGCGGGCCGCGCTGCCGCCCGGAGCGGAGCTGCTGCTGCCGGTGCTCGCCGACGACCTGGACCTCGACTGGGCCGCCTACACCGACCGGGAGTCGCTGCGCGCCGCCGGCCGGGGGCTGCGCGAGCCGACCGGCCCGCCACGGGGACGCACCGCCGTGGCCGGCGCGGACCTGGTGGTGGTGCCCGCGCTGGCGGTGGACCGCCGGGGCGTCCGGCTGGGCCGGGGCGGCGGCTCGTACGACCGCGCGCTGGCCCGGGTGCCCGCCACCGTGCCGACGGTGGCGCTGCTGCACGACGGCGAGCTGGTCACGGCGGTGCCCGCCGACCCGCACGACCGGCCGGTGCACTGCGTGATCACGCCCGGGGACGGGCTGGTGGCGGTGCCGGGTGTGGGGCCGGGCGCTTCCGCTGGACGAATCCGGGTGCCATGA
- a CDS encoding flagellar biosynthesis protein FlgA, with translation MTGREPTLRPVHWRGLPRRRTLVRVTLVAVLLGLAAVVLRTPPGCPPGSTPGTGATASAEPSPSGAPPLPDGAVGVPIRLAEPAALAVLHPGARVDLLVVPAGGSPDPTLLAPRALVLDVVGAGGAVDGSSALYLALPPEQARRAVGLPEGSRFAVVVRG, from the coding sequence GTGACAGGTCGGGAGCCGACGTTGCGGCCGGTGCACTGGCGCGGGCTGCCCCGTCGCCGCACGCTGGTGCGGGTGACGCTGGTCGCGGTGCTGCTGGGGCTGGCCGCCGTGGTGCTCAGGACGCCGCCCGGCTGTCCGCCCGGGTCAACCCCGGGCACCGGAGCCACGGCGTCCGCCGAGCCTTCGCCCTCGGGGGCTCCACCGCTGCCCGACGGGGCGGTCGGCGTGCCGATCCGGCTGGCCGAGCCGGCCGCCCTCGCGGTGCTGCATCCGGGTGCCCGCGTCGACCTGCTGGTCGTACCGGCCGGCGGGTCGCCGGACCCCACCCTGCTCGCTCCGCGCGCGCTGGTGCTCGACGTGGTGGGGGCCGGCGGGGCGGTCGACGGTTCGTCCGCGCTCTACCTGGCGCTCCCGCCCGAGCAGGCTCGGCGCGCGGTCGGGCTGCCCGAGGGCAGCCGCTTCGCCGTGGTGGTCCGCGGCTGA
- a CDS encoding DUF2231 domain-containing protein has protein sequence MFREINGLPGHVLVIHAVVVLVPLLAVLTVAYGVLPRWRPRLDWAVAALAVVTPIVAWVATESGEALEEALRSRGYPPEGLQKIHEHAEYGETLLWFTLGLAVAALLLLLSTAGFARARNLPRWLPLALTAVAAVLAVFALVYVYLTGDSGAKMVWDGIV, from the coding sequence GTGTTCAGGGAAATCAACGGCCTCCCGGGCCACGTTCTGGTCATCCACGCCGTCGTGGTGCTGGTGCCGCTGCTGGCTGTGCTCACCGTCGCGTACGGCGTGCTGCCCCGCTGGCGGCCCCGACTGGACTGGGCGGTGGCGGCGCTGGCCGTGGTCACCCCGATCGTGGCCTGGGTGGCGACCGAGTCGGGCGAGGCGCTGGAGGAGGCGCTGCGGTCGCGGGGCTACCCGCCCGAGGGGCTTCAAAAGATCCACGAACATGCCGAGTACGGCGAGACGCTGCTCTGGTTCACGCTCGGCCTGGCCGTGGCGGCGCTCCTGCTGCTGCTGTCCACCGCGGGCTTCGCCCGCGCCCGGAACCTGCCCCGCTGGCTGCCGCTGGCGCTCACCGCCGTGGCCGCCGTGCTCGCCGTGTTCGCGCTGGTCTACGTCTACCTGACCGGCGACAGCGGCGCCAAGATGGTGTGGGACGGCATCGTCTGA
- a CDS encoding Fur family transcriptional regulator, with protein MATGEELLRSRGLRVTRPRLAVLAVLADGGHLEVDEITRRVRERLDSVSTQAVYDVLGALSRAGLSRRIEPAGSPARYEARVGDNHHHVVCRGCGVIADVDCAVGGAPCLDPNEAHGFQLDEAEVTFWGLCPACQSRRSADD; from the coding sequence ATGGCCACGGGTGAGGAACTGCTCCGGTCGCGGGGCCTGCGGGTCACCCGGCCGCGTCTCGCCGTGCTGGCCGTGCTCGCCGACGGCGGTCACCTGGAGGTCGACGAGATCACCCGGCGGGTCCGCGAACGGCTCGACTCGGTCTCCACCCAGGCGGTCTACGACGTGCTGGGCGCGCTGTCCCGCGCCGGCCTGTCCCGGCGGATCGAACCGGCCGGCAGTCCCGCCCGGTACGAGGCCCGGGTGGGCGACAACCACCACCACGTGGTGTGCCGCGGCTGCGGTGTGATCGCCGACGTCGACTGCGCGGTCGGCGGCGCTCCCTGCCTGGACCCGAACGAGGCCCACGGCTTCCAGCTCGACGAGGCGGAAGTGACGTTCTGGGGTCTCTGCCCGGCCTGCCAGTCCCGTCGTTCGGCCGACGACTGA
- a CDS encoding oxygenase MpaB family protein, with product MDTDDLGLFGPGSVTWKVHEEPILIVAGLRSLYLQALHPRAMAGVAQNSNYRADAWGRLVRTATYVATTIYGTTAEAEAAGRRLRMLHARMRATDPVTGEEFRVDEPDLLRWVHVTEVESFVSTARRAGLALTDDEVDGYYTEQRRAAALVGLDPAGVPGTAAEVEAYYRGVRPELRMTREAAETALFLTAPPIPWKLNLPARLGLSLGPPRWAYLGVAGAALGLLPPWALRLYGGLGLPTTALSAEVGVRALRLALAAVPRRYREGPLQQAAKERAARLAAA from the coding sequence GTGGACACCGACGACCTCGGCCTGTTCGGTCCGGGATCGGTCACGTGGAAGGTGCACGAGGAACCGATCCTGATCGTCGCCGGCCTGCGCTCGCTCTACCTCCAGGCGTTGCATCCGCGGGCGATGGCGGGCGTCGCGCAGAACAGCAACTACCGCGCCGACGCGTGGGGGCGGCTGGTCCGGACCGCGACCTACGTGGCGACGACGATCTACGGCACCACCGCGGAGGCGGAGGCGGCCGGCCGGCGGCTGCGGATGCTGCACGCCCGGATGCGCGCCACCGACCCGGTCACCGGCGAGGAGTTCCGCGTCGACGAGCCGGACCTGCTGCGGTGGGTGCACGTCACCGAGGTCGAGTCGTTCGTGAGCACCGCCCGCCGGGCCGGGCTCGCGCTGACCGACGACGAGGTGGACGGCTACTACACCGAGCAGCGCCGGGCGGCGGCCCTGGTCGGGCTGGACCCGGCCGGGGTGCCGGGCACCGCCGCCGAGGTCGAGGCCTACTACCGGGGCGTACGCCCGGAGTTGCGGATGACCCGCGAGGCGGCCGAGACCGCGCTGTTCCTGACCGCCCCGCCGATCCCCTGGAAGCTCAACCTGCCGGCGCGGCTCGGCCTGAGTCTCGGCCCGCCACGCTGGGCGTACCTCGGGGTGGCCGGCGCCGCGCTGGGTCTGCTGCCGCCCTGGGCGCTGCGGCTCTACGGCGGGCTGGGCCTGCCCACCACCGCGCTGTCGGCGGAGGTGGGCGTGCGGGCCTTGCGGCTCGCGCTGGCGGCGGTGCCGCGTCGTTACCGGGAGGGGCCGTTGCAGCAGGCCGCCAAGGAACGTGCCGCCCGCCTCGCGGCGGCCTGA